In the genome of Staphylococcus durrellii, one region contains:
- a CDS encoding SLC13 family permease: MKQKIGLILGPALFLIFYFIPGITGLSDAPRAVLAVTLFVATWWITEAIPIPATSLLPLILLPLTGGTSEKIAASAYADPIVFMYMGGFIIAIALEKCNLHKRIAMTIITMMGSNSNRIILGTMIATAFISMWISNAATALMMLPIALALIEEIKEAKFLSPESTHKFSKALLLTVAYSASIGGLATLIGSVPNAVFAAVASSSLHRTVSFAQWMLFAVPITIVLLVVLYFLLTKWLFKIEDADQVSSDFAKKELHALGPMSTDEKLTGIVFLFVSILWISSSALPASLHLSDTVISMSGAVLLFLIPAKSKKGGLLVWDDLTKLPWGILILFGGGLSLAAAFEDSGLTKWIGGLLDIVKPLPLVLIVIILTTAILFLTEVMSNTAVSNMLMPISIGLAAAIHQDAFFIMAVVALSSTCAFMLPISTPPNAAVFSSDELEMKDMIKAGFILNLFTIVIISLFVYFWLPIAFSI; encoded by the coding sequence ATGAAACAAAAAATCGGATTAATACTTGGCCCAGCCTTATTTTTAATTTTCTATTTTATTCCTGGGATTACAGGCCTCAGTGATGCACCTAGAGCAGTATTAGCTGTTACGTTATTTGTAGCAACTTGGTGGATTACGGAAGCCATTCCAATTCCTGCAACTTCGTTATTACCATTAATCCTTTTACCACTAACTGGTGGTACAAGTGAAAAAATTGCAGCTTCTGCTTATGCTGATCCAATTGTATTCATGTATATGGGGGGGTTTATTATTGCCATTGCATTAGAAAAATGTAACTTACATAAACGTATTGCAATGACGATCATCACTATGATGGGTTCAAACAGTAACCGTATTATACTCGGCACAATGATAGCTACCGCCTTTATTTCAATGTGGATTTCTAATGCCGCTACTGCTTTGATGATGTTACCTATTGCATTAGCACTTATCGAAGAAATTAAAGAAGCAAAGTTTTTATCTCCTGAATCTACACATAAATTTTCTAAAGCATTATTATTAACCGTTGCTTATTCCGCTTCCATTGGTGGTTTGGCAACATTAATAGGTTCTGTACCTAATGCGGTATTTGCGGCTGTTGCTTCGTCAAGTTTACATAGAACAGTATCATTCGCACAATGGATGCTGTTTGCAGTACCAATCACAATCGTTTTATTAGTAGTATTATACTTCTTATTAACGAAATGGTTATTCAAAATTGAAGATGCAGATCAAGTATCTTCTGACTTTGCCAAAAAAGAATTACATGCGTTAGGACCAATGAGTACCGATGAAAAACTTACTGGCATCGTCTTTCTATTCGTCAGTATTTTATGGATTTCTAGCAGTGCATTACCAGCATCATTACACTTATCAGATACTGTAATTTCTATGAGTGGTGCTGTGTTACTTTTCTTAATTCCTGCTAAATCCAAAAAAGGTGGTTTACTCGTTTGGGACGACTTAACGAAACTCCCATGGGGTATTTTAATATTATTTGGTGGTGGTCTATCGTTAGCTGCGGCTTTTGAGGATTCAGGCTTAACGAAATGGATTGGTGGATTATTAGATATTGTTAAACCTTTACCGCTAGTATTAATTGTTATTATTTTGACTACTGCAATTTTATTCTTAACAGAAGTCATGTCAAATACAGCGGTATCAAATATGTTAATGCCTATCAGTATAGGATTAGCCGCTGCAATCCATCAAGACGCATTCTTTATTATGGCAGTAGTTGCATTATCATCCACATGTGCCTTTATGTTACCGATATCAACGCCTCCAAATGCGGCAGTATTTAGTTCAGATGAATTGGAAATGAAAGACATGATTAAAGCAGGTTTTATATTGAACTTATTCACGATCGTTATTATTTCACTATTCGTTTATTTCTGGCTACCTATTGCTTTTAGTATATAA
- a CDS encoding DUF819 family protein, translating to MILSSVIAKDDTWVLWAIIIIWATVSLFLEQRYKWASTISGAIIALVGAMLLSNFKIIPTSAPVYDTVWDYIVPLSIPLLLFGSNIIKVWKESRRLLVIFLIASVGTMIGAVVGFLTLHKWIPYLEKIGAMMTGSYIGGGVNFAAISSKLNTPKDMISSTVVADNSVMALYFLLLIAIPAMPFIKKHFKTNYNGATTDEQQQSFWEPKKIQILDIAISVATAFTLVAVSFKLSELIQHWIPKSNVFMTIIVSFFGDQYLLLTTFTLIVVAIWGDFFEKLAGASEIGTFLIYIFFVVIGIPASFATIIQTAPLLFVFVIIILIFNLGLSLIIGKLFHFKIEEILLASNATAGGPTTAAALAIGKRWTNLIGPILIIGTLGYIIGNYAGTLIYHLLLTL from the coding sequence ATGATTTTAAGTTCTGTAATTGCAAAAGATGATACTTGGGTACTGTGGGCGATTATTATTATTTGGGCTACGGTTAGTTTATTTCTAGAGCAGCGTTATAAATGGGCGAGCACAATATCAGGTGCAATCATAGCATTAGTTGGTGCAATGCTATTATCAAATTTCAAAATCATACCGACGTCTGCACCAGTTTACGATACAGTTTGGGACTATATTGTACCTTTATCTATTCCCTTATTATTATTCGGTTCGAATATTATTAAGGTATGGAAAGAAAGTAGAAGATTATTGGTTATTTTTCTGATTGCATCAGTAGGGACAATGATTGGTGCAGTGGTTGGATTTTTAACTTTACATAAGTGGATTCCATATTTAGAAAAAATTGGAGCCATGATGACAGGTAGTTATATAGGTGGAGGCGTAAATTTTGCGGCTATAAGTTCTAAACTAAACACACCTAAAGATATGATCTCATCAACGGTCGTGGCAGATAATAGCGTAATGGCACTTTATTTTTTATTACTTATAGCGATACCTGCTATGCCATTTATCAAAAAACATTTTAAAACTAACTATAATGGTGCAACAACAGATGAACAACAGCAATCTTTTTGGGAACCGAAGAAGATTCAAATTTTAGATATTGCAATTTCTGTGGCAACAGCTTTTACATTGGTAGCAGTAAGTTTTAAATTATCAGAGTTAATACAACATTGGATACCAAAGAGTAACGTCTTTATGACGATTATTGTGTCATTCTTTGGTGATCAATATTTATTATTAACAACTTTTACTTTAATTGTGGTGGCAATTTGGGGAGACTTTTTTGAAAAATTAGCTGGAGCATCGGAAATAGGGACGTTTCTAATATATATTTTCTTTGTGGTTATAGGTATTCCCGCATCATTTGCTACCATTATTCAAACAGCACCTTTATTATTTGTCTTTGTCATTATCATATTAATATTTAATTTAGGGCTTAGTTTAATTATCGGTAAATTATTTCATTTTAAAATTGAAGAAATATTATTAGCTAGTAATGCTACTGCTGGAGGTCCAACTACTGCTGCAGCTTTAGCAATAGGAAAACGATGGACCAATTTAATCGGTCCTATTTTAATTATAGGGACGCTAGGTTACATTATCGGTAACTATGCAGGAACACTTATTTATCATTTATTACTAACGTTGTAA